One genomic segment of Dysosmobacter sp. Marseille-Q4140 includes these proteins:
- a CDS encoding recombinase family protein — protein MTREELSTYRDAGRPVISSMYLRKSRAEEHMSLEETLARHKAALTEYAAKYGYLVEPEDIYEEVVSGESLFARPQMLRLMEAVASGKYEAVLCMDMQRLGRGGMYDQGFILDTFKASETLIVTPERLYDLTKEMDEQAAEMETFLSRGEYRMITKRLRRGTLQSVQNGAYMANPPFGYRKVRIGRLSSLEIVPEEAECVRKIFQLYADGNGCTRIEQAVNAMGYHGRRGSRFNRNTIRLILDNPVYIGKIRWNKTSTVKVGVGAERVKKVIYNQEDKIQIIDGRHPAIISQELWDTVQARRKSRYFYVDNKHVASPLAGLVHCSKCGRLMNMMGKNKGVAYLLCPTKGCTAGAKFEYVEQAVLYQLGQMAAGLEVQIEAGTEPDTSALDAIHEKLEAQLQKLEDRRNRLYTLLEDGTYSKDLFTERMQILTAEERRLREALSDVNEDLRAAKSQNQKKQLEQLKTVLAHYQESSIPARKALLQSIIADIQYTKEKKTKPADFALSITLVDFI, from the coding sequence ATGACCCGTGAAGAACTGTCCACATACCGCGACGCCGGGCGCCCGGTGATCTCCTCCATGTACCTGCGCAAGTCCAGAGCGGAAGAGCATATGAGCCTGGAGGAGACCCTGGCCAGGCACAAGGCTGCTTTGACGGAATACGCCGCCAAATACGGATACCTGGTGGAGCCGGAGGACATTTACGAAGAAGTGGTCTCTGGCGAGAGCCTGTTCGCCCGGCCGCAGATGCTGCGGCTCATGGAGGCGGTGGCGAGCGGAAAATATGAAGCCGTTCTGTGCATGGATATGCAGCGCCTGGGGCGCGGCGGCATGTATGACCAGGGGTTCATCCTGGACACCTTCAAGGCCAGCGAGACCCTGATCGTCACACCGGAGCGGCTGTACGATCTCACAAAGGAGATGGACGAGCAGGCCGCCGAAATGGAGACCTTCCTCTCCCGCGGGGAGTACCGCATGATTACCAAGCGCCTGCGCCGGGGAACATTGCAGTCGGTCCAGAACGGGGCCTACATGGCAAATCCCCCCTTCGGATACCGGAAGGTCCGCATCGGGCGCCTTTCCAGCCTGGAGATCGTTCCGGAGGAAGCGGAGTGCGTCCGGAAGATCTTCCAGCTCTATGCAGACGGAAACGGATGCACCCGCATCGAGCAGGCGGTCAACGCCATGGGGTACCACGGAAGGCGCGGCAGCCGGTTCAACCGGAACACCATCCGCCTGATCCTGGACAATCCGGTCTATATCGGCAAGATCCGGTGGAACAAAACCAGCACCGTCAAGGTAGGCGTGGGAGCCGAGCGGGTGAAGAAAGTGATCTACAACCAGGAGGACAAGATCCAGATCATCGACGGGCGCCACCCGGCGATCATTTCACAGGAACTCTGGGATACCGTCCAGGCCCGCCGGAAGTCCCGGTACTTCTACGTGGACAACAAGCATGTGGCCTCTCCCCTGGCGGGCCTCGTGCATTGCTCCAAGTGCGGCCGGCTGATGAACATGATGGGTAAAAACAAAGGGGTGGCATACCTCCTGTGCCCCACGAAGGGCTGTACCGCCGGAGCCAAATTTGAGTATGTGGAACAGGCCGTTCTGTACCAACTGGGGCAGATGGCCGCCGGCCTGGAGGTCCAGATAGAGGCCGGAACGGAGCCGGACACCTCCGCCCTGGACGCCATTCATGAGAAGCTGGAGGCGCAGCTTCAGAAGCTGGAGGACCGCCGGAACCGGCTCTATACCCTGCTGGAGGACGGCACCTATTCCAAGGACCTGTTCACGGAGCGCATGCAGATCCTCACCGCTGAAGAAAGGCGCCTGCGGGAAGCCCTGTCTGATGTGAACGAAGATCTCCGCGCCGCCAAGTCGCAAAATCAGAAAAAGCAGCTGGAGCAGCTGAAAACCGTTCTGGCCCACTATCAGGAGTCCAGCATACCGGCCAGAAAAGCGCTATTGCAATCCATCATCGCAGATATCCAGTACACCAAAGAGAAAAAGACGAAGCCCGCAGACTTCGCCCTCTCCATCACGCTCGTCGATTTCATTTAA
- a CDS encoding C_GCAxxG_C_C family protein: MDRCAKAYEYHKQGYNCAQSVAGAFADLAGLAPEQLMAATGGFGGGVGGSHAEVCGAVSGGVLVLSLLHPHTDGADRAGKAAVYALTKEFRRRFEEVFGLTRCGELLKARPGVTDKNPAAQRLGVTAHCDNMVVTAVEIVEQMLAEEQG; encoded by the coding sequence ATGGACCGCTGTGCAAAAGCCTATGAATACCACAAGCAGGGATACAACTGCGCCCAGTCCGTGGCGGGCGCCTTCGCGGATCTGGCGGGTCTGGCCCCGGAGCAGCTGATGGCCGCCACCGGCGGCTTCGGCGGCGGCGTGGGCGGCAGCCACGCGGAGGTGTGCGGCGCCGTCAGCGGCGGCGTGCTGGTGCTGAGCCTGCTGCACCCCCACACCGACGGGGCCGACAGGGCGGGGAAGGCGGCCGTCTATGCCCTGACCAAGGAGTTCCGCCGCCGCTTCGAGGAGGTGTTCGGCCTGACCCGCTGCGGCGAGCTGCTGAAGGCCCGCCCCGGCGTCACGGACAAGAACCCCGCCGCGCAGCGGCTGGGCGTCACCGCCCACTGCGACAACATGGTCGTCACCGCCGTGGAGATCGTGGAGCAGATGCTGGCGGAGGAGCAGGGCTGA
- the whiA gene encoding DNA-binding protein WhiA codes for MSFSFDAKNELCRLPVQKLCCARAEAYGILLYCNTFSASEVRIVTENPNFAARLPKLFHRAFSIRFDRQPEPGAPGKMVFQITERRKLERITDMLGYDLRQNLVLHINFALLEEECCKASFLRGVFFAGGSITDPMKRYHLELTTSHQQASRELDVLLRESGYPPKSVRRNGSFVTYFKQSDQIEDFLTLIGAPVAAMNVMTAKMEKDLRNSVNRRLNCDSANLDKAVLAAQEQLEAIRRLRASGQMETLPEKLKATAALREAHPELSLSELAETFDPPVTKSCLSHRLRKIMQLAE; via the coding sequence ATGTCCTTTTCCTTCGACGCCAAAAACGAGCTGTGCCGCCTGCCGGTGCAGAAGCTCTGCTGCGCCAGGGCGGAGGCCTACGGCATCCTGCTCTACTGCAACACCTTCAGCGCATCGGAGGTGCGCATCGTCACCGAGAACCCCAACTTCGCCGCCCGCCTGCCAAAGCTCTTTCACCGGGCCTTCAGCATCCGCTTTGACCGCCAGCCGGAGCCGGGGGCGCCGGGGAAGATGGTGTTCCAGATCACGGAGCGGCGGAAGCTGGAGCGGATCACCGACATGCTGGGCTACGACCTGCGGCAGAACCTGGTGCTCCACATCAACTTCGCCCTGCTGGAGGAGGAGTGCTGCAAGGCCTCCTTCCTGCGGGGGGTGTTTTTCGCCGGGGGCAGCATCACCGACCCCATGAAGCGCTACCACCTGGAGCTGACTACCTCCCACCAGCAGGCCAGCCGGGAGCTGGACGTGCTGCTGCGGGAGAGCGGCTACCCGCCCAAGAGCGTCAGACGCAACGGCAGCTTCGTCACCTATTTCAAGCAGAGCGACCAGATCGAGGATTTTCTCACCCTGATCGGGGCGCCGGTGGCGGCCATGAACGTCATGACCGCCAAGATGGAGAAGGACCTCCGGAACAGCGTCAACCGCCGGCTCAACTGCGACAGCGCCAACCTGGACAAGGCGGTGCTGGCGGCCCAGGAGCAGCTGGAGGCCATCCGCCGCCTGCGCGCCTCCGGGCAGATGGAGACCCTGCCGGAGAAGCTGAAGGCCACGGCGGCCCTGCGGGAGGCCCACCCGGAGCTGAGCCTCTCCGAGCTGGCGGAGACCTTTGACCCGCCGGTGACCAAGTCCTGCCTCAGCCACCGCCTGCGGAAGATCATGCAGCTGGCGGAGTGA
- a CDS encoding J domain-containing protein: MNYYDVLGIPQSASQEEIRAAYLAQIKYFHPDVFPGNPEIAKLKTLQLNEAYAVLYNPDRRAQYDWILHQARNAPPPPPPDTETSADKAPPHRESSHAAHQTPRQASRRKHDDLLRFLLGMASVAVIVLLVSLLPESNTPERSGDNDLPQISQTEPKEAAGVSSTGGKLVPHSEPLPFTGQILYENGWDRVAPFGVVTRGQENFFIKLKDRTGKDDILTFFVRAGETAEVDVPLGTYTLYYATGEFWYGEEELFGESTARFRAEELFDFYEEDGYVNGWTVELYLQTNGNLDTVPIDPGEF, from the coding sequence ATGAATTACTACGATGTCCTAGGCATCCCACAAAGTGCTTCACAGGAGGAGATCCGCGCAGCTTACCTGGCACAGATCAAATACTTCCATCCGGATGTCTTTCCGGGAAATCCGGAGATCGCAAAGCTCAAAACGCTCCAGCTCAATGAAGCCTATGCGGTTTTGTATAATCCGGACCGAAGGGCACAATATGATTGGATTTTGCATCAAGCGAGAAATGCTCCCCCACCCCCGCCGCCGGATACCGAGACATCCGCAGATAAAGCCCCTCCCCACCGTGAGTCCAGCCATGCTGCCCATCAAACTCCACGACAGGCAAGCCGCAGAAAGCACGACGATCTGCTCCGCTTCCTGTTGGGTATGGCATCTGTTGCGGTAATCGTTCTTCTGGTCTCTTTGCTCCCGGAAAGCAACACACCGGAACGCAGCGGGGACAATGATCTTCCCCAGATCTCGCAAACCGAGCCTAAAGAGGCCGCCGGTGTTTCGTCAACAGGAGGAAAGCTGGTCCCCCATTCCGAACCTCTCCCTTTCACCGGGCAGATCCTTTATGAAAACGGATGGGACCGGGTGGCGCCATTCGGTGTTGTCACGCGCGGCCAGGAGAATTTCTTTATAAAGCTGAAAGACAGAACCGGTAAAGATGATATTCTTACGTTTTTTGTCCGGGCCGGAGAAACTGCGGAGGTCGATGTTCCACTTGGGACTTATACGCTTTACTACGCAACAGGCGAATTCTGGTATGGAGAAGAAGAGCTTTTTGGGGAATCGACAGCTCGCTTCAGGGCCGAAGAGCTGTTTGACTTTTACGAGGAAGACGGCTATGTAAACGGGTGGACGGTGGAGCTCTACCTGCAAACCAATGGAAACCTGGACACAGTGCCGATCGACCCGGGCGAATTCTAG
- a CDS encoding DUF4364 family protein, which produces MAGRGFIRDKLEIKFLILYITARVIEPIPFDTVLDLTLCDDAIDYFDFSECLADLVKTEHLTLSEEGLYAITEKGLRNSRICESSLPYSVRLRCDKNLAACNRKLRRKSQVKASVTQRPNGTYTAAFSLEDDMGSVMDLKLAIPREDMAKMLAERFRKSPERLYSEIMRVLMSSDPEEDKDQ; this is translated from the coding sequence GTGGCCGGCAGGGGTTTTATCCGCGACAAGCTGGAGATCAAGTTCCTCATCCTCTACATCACCGCCCGGGTCATCGAGCCCATTCCCTTTGACACGGTGCTGGATCTGACGCTGTGCGACGACGCCATCGACTACTTCGACTTCTCCGAGTGTCTGGCGGATCTGGTGAAAACGGAGCACCTGACGCTGTCGGAGGAGGGGCTCTACGCCATCACCGAAAAGGGCCTGCGCAACAGCCGCATCTGCGAGTCCAGCCTGCCCTACTCCGTGCGGCTGCGGTGCGACAAGAACCTGGCCGCCTGCAACCGCAAGCTCCGGCGCAAGAGCCAGGTGAAGGCCTCCGTCACCCAGCGTCCCAACGGCACCTACACCGCCGCCTTCTCCCTGGAGGACGACATGGGCAGCGTCATGGACCTGAAGCTGGCCATCCCCCGGGAGGATATGGCCAAGATGCTGGCGGAGCGGTTCCGCAAGAGCCCGGAGCGGCTGTACAGCGAGATCATGCGGGTGCTGATGTCCTCGGACCCCGAGGAGGACAAGGACCAGTGA
- a CDS encoding YqaJ viral recombinase family protein produces MIHKTSTLSMTREEWLAERRKSLGGSDMGAVLGMHRYSSPYAVWADKTGRIPDQEDNEAMRQGRDLEDYVARRFTEKSGKKVRRLNAILRSDDYPHLHANIDRDVVGEDSGLECKTASALSSRRFAGGDFPENYYCQCVTYLAVTGYRRWYLAVLILGKGFQIYQMTTVPGDDMPEWCESSLYVGPEEIAALTAAAEQFWSDYVERDDPPPVHGERATTEALETIYAEDNGGEVQLLGREGLFREYFDLKYAADRIAREIDAIKQTIMEDLGQAASGSCEGFSVTWKNQTRMLFDAKRFARDHPGMDLSGYYKASVSRPFKITKEDAGK; encoded by the coding sequence ATGATACATAAGACATCGACCCTGAGCATGACCCGTGAGGAATGGCTGGCCGAGCGCCGCAAGAGCCTGGGCGGGTCCGATATGGGGGCGGTACTGGGGATGCACCGCTATTCCAGCCCCTACGCTGTGTGGGCGGACAAGACCGGCCGTATTCCGGATCAGGAGGACAATGAGGCCATGCGTCAGGGGCGGGACCTGGAGGACTATGTGGCCCGGCGCTTCACGGAGAAGAGCGGGAAGAAGGTCCGGCGGCTGAACGCCATCCTGCGCAGCGACGATTACCCCCACCTGCACGCCAACATCGACCGCGACGTAGTGGGGGAGGACTCCGGACTGGAGTGCAAAACGGCCAGCGCCCTTTCCTCCCGGCGGTTTGCCGGCGGGGACTTCCCGGAGAACTACTACTGCCAGTGCGTGACCTATCTGGCGGTCACCGGGTACCGGCGGTGGTACCTGGCGGTCCTGATTCTGGGAAAGGGGTTCCAGATCTACCAGATGACCACGGTGCCGGGAGACGATATGCCGGAATGGTGCGAGAGCAGTCTCTATGTGGGACCGGAGGAGATCGCGGCTCTGACCGCCGCGGCGGAGCAGTTCTGGTCCGATTATGTGGAGCGGGATGACCCGCCGCCGGTGCATGGCGAGCGGGCCACGACGGAGGCTCTGGAAACCATCTATGCGGAGGATAACGGCGGGGAGGTCCAGCTTTTGGGCCGTGAGGGCCTTTTCCGGGAGTATTTTGACCTGAAATATGCCGCAGACCGCATAGCAAGAGAGATAGACGCCATCAAGCAGACCATCATGGAGGACCTGGGGCAGGCGGCCTCCGGTTCCTGTGAGGGGTTCTCCGTCACCTGGAAAAACCAGACCCGGATGCTCTTTGACGCCAAGCGGTTCGCCAGAGATCACCCGGGTATGGATCTCAGCGGGTACTACAAGGCCAGCGTCAGCCGGCCGTTCAAGATCACGAAGGAGGATGCAGGCAAATGA
- a CDS encoding XRE family transcriptional regulator, with protein MSTTEKGGKGVNLTPYGKQIKIRLIELDKPQTWLIEQVRERTGLYCDSSLLYKLSTGQLNVPKIRAAVDEILGLEEKGA; from the coding sequence ATGTCAACGACGGAGAAAGGAGGGAAAGGCGTGAACCTGACCCCGTATGGGAAGCAGATCAAGATCCGGCTGATCGAACTGGACAAGCCCCAGACGTGGCTGATTGAGCAGGTCCGGGAACGGACCGGGCTGTACTGCGACAGCAGCCTTCTCTACAAGCTGAGCACCGGTCAGCTGAACGTGCCCAAGATCCGGGCTGCTGTCGACGAGATCCTTGGCCTGGAGGAAAAGGGGGCGTGA
- a CDS encoding DNA polymerase III subunit alpha yields MSFVHLHVHTEFSLLDGACRIKDLPQVVKDMGQTACAITDHGVMYGAIDFYRACKAAGVKPIIGCEVYVTPQGRSRFDKVHEFDAESRHLVLLCENEEGYRNLSYLVSAGWTEGFYIKPRIDQGLLRQHSGGLIALSACLAGEIPRRLRNGEYASAKNYALEMAELFGPERFYLELQDHGIPEQRQVNQGILRIHQETGIPMVCTNDAHYLRKEDAEAHDVLLCIQTGKTIDDENRMRYEPRNFYLRSEEEMRALFDGFEGALDNTVKVAEMCNLEFTFGKYHLPEFQLPPGYDSFTYLKKLCDEGYRERYGDDDSHRQQLTYEQNMIEKMGFTDYFLIVSDFVRYAKGAGIPVGPGRGSAAGSMVSYCLHITDIDPVKYSLYFERFLNPERVSMPDIDMDFGDTRRGEVVDYVRRKYGDDRVAQIVTFGTMAARGVIRDVGRVMNMPYAEVDQIAKQVPGALHITLEDALRLSKPLRELYDTDERVKKLIDTARALEGMPRHASTHAAGVVITRRPVYEYVPLAKNDDAVVCQYVMTTLEELGLLKMDFLGLRNLTVLDDAVKMVQERQPDFRLEDIPEDDAETFAMLSAGKTSGVFQVESAGMTGVCVGLKPRSIEDITAIIALYRPGPMDSIPRFIACSQDPSKIKYLHPSLEPILSVTYGCIVYQEQVIQIFQQLAGYSLGQADMVRRAMSKKKAKDIEREREAFLHGDPDRNITGCVAGGIPEATAQAIYQDIYDFANYAFNKAHAVSYAVVAYQTAWFKCHHTREYMAALLTSVLDNSDKVAGYINECRECGIALLPPDINRSADRFTVEEGGIRFGLVAIKNIGRGFILSVMEERKKAPFRSLQDFCERMGGGDINKRAVENLIRSGAFDSTGARRSQLIQVYESIMDAVADSLRQNLEGQLDFFSMAMGQQDAAPVKEIPMPDIPEFTPQELMTMEKATTGLYLSGHPMDQYRQEVKALRAPTMASILEDFAQEGGPTRFADDQRITLCGVVTASKTKTTKNNSLMAYVTVEDDTASMELLCFARVLDACGAYLKENQAVVVKGRLSVRDEKAPQVMADSVYPLSTVKGGTPPPPAPKGEKLLEGQTLYLKFPSIDSPAVRHMKLVFNMFPGTTPVRMVMADTRKVYAASVLLHRALVEEARETLGADNVVVK; encoded by the coding sequence ATGTCCTTTGTCCATCTCCATGTGCATACGGAGTTCAGCCTTCTGGACGGCGCCTGCCGCATCAAGGACCTGCCCCAGGTCGTCAAAGACATGGGGCAGACCGCCTGCGCCATCACGGACCACGGCGTCATGTACGGCGCCATCGACTTCTACCGGGCCTGCAAGGCGGCGGGGGTCAAGCCCATCATCGGCTGCGAGGTCTATGTGACGCCCCAGGGCCGGTCCCGGTTCGACAAGGTCCACGAGTTCGACGCCGAGAGCCGCCATCTGGTGCTGCTGTGCGAGAACGAGGAGGGCTACCGAAACCTCTCCTACCTGGTCTCCGCCGGGTGGACCGAGGGCTTTTACATCAAGCCCCGGATCGACCAGGGGCTGCTGCGGCAGCACAGCGGCGGCCTCATCGCCCTTTCCGCGTGTCTCGCCGGAGAGATCCCCCGGCGGCTGCGCAACGGCGAGTATGCGAGCGCCAAAAACTACGCCCTGGAGATGGCGGAGCTGTTCGGACCGGAGCGGTTCTACCTGGAGCTCCAGGACCACGGCATCCCGGAGCAGCGGCAGGTGAACCAGGGAATTTTGCGCATCCACCAGGAGACCGGCATCCCCATGGTCTGCACCAACGACGCTCACTACCTGCGAAAAGAGGACGCCGAGGCCCACGACGTGCTGCTGTGCATCCAGACCGGCAAGACCATCGACGACGAGAACCGGATGCGCTACGAGCCGCGGAACTTCTACCTGCGCAGCGAGGAGGAGATGCGGGCCCTCTTCGACGGCTTTGAAGGGGCGCTGGACAATACCGTAAAGGTCGCGGAGATGTGCAACCTGGAATTTACCTTCGGCAAGTACCACCTGCCGGAATTCCAGCTGCCTCCGGGCTACGACAGCTTCACCTACCTCAAAAAGCTCTGCGACGAGGGCTACCGGGAGCGCTACGGCGACGACGACAGCCACCGCCAGCAGCTGACCTATGAACAGAACATGATCGAGAAGATGGGGTTCACCGACTACTTCCTCATCGTCTCCGACTTCGTCCGCTACGCCAAGGGCGCCGGGATCCCCGTGGGCCCCGGCCGCGGCAGCGCCGCGGGCAGCATGGTCAGCTACTGCCTCCACATCACCGATATCGACCCGGTGAAATACAGCCTCTACTTCGAGCGGTTTTTGAACCCGGAGCGGGTCAGTATGCCGGATATCGACATGGACTTCGGCGACACCCGCCGGGGCGAGGTGGTGGACTACGTCCGCCGTAAGTACGGCGACGACCGCGTGGCCCAGATCGTCACCTTCGGCACCATGGCCGCCCGGGGCGTCATCCGGGACGTGGGCCGGGTCATGAACATGCCCTACGCCGAGGTGGACCAGATCGCCAAGCAGGTGCCGGGCGCCCTGCACATCACCCTGGAGGACGCCCTGCGCCTCAGTAAGCCCCTGCGGGAGCTGTACGACACCGACGAGCGGGTGAAAAAGCTCATCGACACCGCCAGGGCCCTGGAGGGCATGCCCCGCCACGCCTCCACCCACGCCGCCGGCGTGGTCATCACCCGGCGGCCGGTGTACGAGTACGTGCCCCTGGCGAAAAACGACGACGCCGTGGTCTGCCAGTACGTCATGACCACCTTGGAGGAGCTGGGCCTTCTCAAAATGGACTTTCTGGGCCTGCGGAACCTGACGGTGCTGGACGACGCGGTGAAGATGGTCCAGGAGCGCCAGCCGGACTTCCGGCTGGAGGACATCCCCGAGGATGATGCGGAGACCTTCGCCATGCTCTCCGCGGGAAAGACCAGCGGCGTGTTCCAGGTGGAGTCCGCCGGCATGACCGGCGTGTGCGTGGGCCTCAAGCCCCGCAGCATCGAGGACATCACCGCCATCATCGCCCTGTACCGCCCGGGACCCATGGACTCCATCCCCCGCTTCATCGCCTGCTCTCAGGACCCCAGCAAGATCAAGTACCTGCACCCGTCCCTGGAGCCGATCCTCTCCGTCACTTACGGCTGCATCGTCTACCAGGAGCAGGTCATCCAGATCTTCCAGCAGCTGGCGGGCTACTCCCTGGGCCAGGCGGACATGGTGCGCCGGGCCATGAGCAAGAAGAAGGCCAAGGACATCGAGCGGGAGCGGGAGGCCTTCCTCCACGGGGACCCGGACCGGAACATCACCGGCTGCGTGGCGGGCGGCATCCCGGAGGCCACCGCCCAGGCCATCTACCAGGACATCTACGACTTCGCCAACTACGCCTTCAACAAGGCCCACGCCGTCTCCTACGCCGTGGTGGCCTACCAGACTGCCTGGTTCAAGTGCCACCACACCCGGGAGTACATGGCGGCGCTGCTGACCTCCGTTCTGGACAACTCCGATAAGGTGGCCGGCTACATCAACGAGTGCCGGGAGTGCGGAATCGCCCTGCTGCCGCCGGACATCAACCGCTCCGCCGACCGCTTCACCGTGGAGGAGGGGGGCATCCGCTTCGGATTGGTCGCCATCAAGAACATCGGCCGGGGATTCATCCTCTCGGTGATGGAGGAGCGGAAAAAGGCGCCCTTCCGGTCCCTCCAGGACTTCTGCGAGCGCATGGGCGGGGGAGACATCAACAAGCGGGCGGTGGAGAACCTGATCCGCTCCGGTGCTTTCGACTCCACCGGCGCCCGCCGGTCCCAGCTGATCCAGGTGTACGAGTCCATCATGGACGCCGTGGCCGACAGCCTCCGCCAGAACCTGGAGGGGCAGCTGGACTTCTTCTCCATGGCGATGGGACAGCAGGACGCAGCGCCTGTAAAGGAGATCCCCATGCCGGATATCCCGGAGTTCACCCCCCAGGAGCTCATGACCATGGAGAAGGCCACCACGGGACTGTACCTCTCCGGCCACCCCATGGACCAGTATCGCCAGGAGGTGAAGGCCCTGCGGGCCCCCACCATGGCCTCTATTCTGGAGGACTTCGCCCAGGAGGGGGGACCCACCCGCTTTGCCGACGACCAGCGGATCACCCTCTGCGGCGTCGTCACCGCCAGCAAGACCAAGACCACGAAGAACAACTCCCTCATGGCCTACGTCACCGTGGAGGACGACACCGCCTCCATGGAGCTGCTCTGCTTTGCCCGGGTGCTGGACGCCTGCGGTGCCTACCTGAAGGAGAACCAGGCGGTGGTGGTGAAGGGGCGCCTCTCCGTCCGGGACGAGAAGGCCCCCCAGGTCATGGCGGACAGCGTGTACCCGCTCTCCACCGTGAAGGGCGGCACGCCGCCGCCTCCCGCGCCGAAGGGGGAGAAGCTGCTGGAGGGGCAGACCCTCTATCTGAAATTCCCCAGTATCGACAGCCCGGCTGTGCGGCACATGAAGCTGGTGTTCAACATGTTCCCCGGCACCACGCCGGTGCGGATGGTCATGGCGGACACCCGGAAGGTCTACGCCGCCAGCGTCCTGCTGCACCGCGCCCTGGTGGAGGAGGCCCGGGAGACCCTGGGCGCGGACAACGTGGTGGTCAAGTGA
- a CDS encoding helix-turn-helix domain-containing protein has protein sequence MSVLSDRIDFLCKEKGITGYKLCKDIGISPNVMTELRKGRRSGLSAKNADKIASYFGVSVGYLLGTEPEPLLTLDLGNAALSMAPETEKAPALQPEDEREAEILRLFRGLSEAEQERELAFLRERAGGKDT, from the coding sequence ATGTCTGTTTTGTCTGACAGAATCGATTTTTTGTGCAAGGAAAAGGGAATAACCGGGTATAAGCTCTGCAAAGACATTGGAATCAGCCCAAATGTGATGACAGAACTCCGAAAAGGCAGAAGATCCGGCCTCTCCGCAAAGAACGCCGATAAGATCGCCTCCTATTTCGGTGTGAGCGTCGGGTATCTCCTGGGCACCGAGCCGGAGCCATTGCTGACGCTGGATCTTGGAAACGCAGCGTTGTCCATGGCTCCGGAAACAGAAAAGGCGCCCGCCCTCCAGCCGGAGGACGAGCGCGAAGCGGAAATTTTGAGATTGTTCAGGGGGCTTTCCGAGGCGGAACAGGAGCGGGAGCTTGCTTTTCTGCGAGAGCGCGCAGGCGGGAAAGATACCTGA
- a CDS encoding DUF3048 domain-containing protein, producing MGRQMLCALLAALLLAGLTACGGEAAKEPEEIPEEAEEELPQPQPEPAPCVPAGTNPLTGEPMEEIYESDRPVAVMFNNLKAAQPQLGISQADIIYEVPAEGGITRMLALYQSLEGVETLGSVRSTRPYYLELALAHDALLVHAGGSPEAYRDISAWGVDNMDGVNGGSDADIFWRDQDRRRTMGYEHSMVTSGEKILGYLAEDHFRRQHEAGYEEGLTFTEDGTPAGGTAAEHISLKFSYYKTGTFDYDAASGTYLAGQYGGPYTDGTGGAQVSAVNVLVLETSIYVNAGDSAGRMTAKLTGEGEGTFFCGGRSVPIRWSRADRYSPFVYTLEDGTPLALGRGRSYICIINPRDSTLTVS from the coding sequence ATGGGCAGACAGATGCTGTGCGCGCTGCTGGCGGCGCTGCTGCTGGCGGGCCTGACGGCCTGCGGCGGGGAGGCGGCGAAGGAGCCGGAGGAGATCCCGGAGGAAGCGGAGGAGGAACTGCCGCAGCCTCAGCCGGAGCCAGCGCCCTGCGTCCCCGCCGGGACCAACCCCCTGACAGGGGAGCCCATGGAGGAGATTTACGAGTCCGACCGGCCGGTGGCGGTGATGTTCAACAACCTGAAGGCCGCCCAGCCCCAGCTGGGTATCTCCCAGGCGGATATCATCTATGAGGTCCCCGCCGAGGGCGGCATCACCCGGATGCTGGCCCTGTACCAGAGCCTGGAGGGGGTGGAGACCCTGGGCAGCGTCCGGTCCACCCGGCCTTACTACCTGGAGCTGGCCCTGGCCCACGACGCCCTGCTGGTCCACGCCGGCGGCAGTCCGGAGGCCTACCGGGACATCTCCGCCTGGGGCGTGGACAACATGGACGGGGTCAACGGCGGGTCCGACGCCGATATCTTCTGGCGGGACCAGGACCGGCGCAGGACCATGGGCTATGAGCACAGCATGGTGACCTCCGGGGAGAAGATCCTCGGCTATCTGGCGGAGGACCACTTCCGCAGGCAGCACGAGGCTGGATATGAAGAGGGGCTGACCTTCACGGAGGACGGCACCCCCGCCGGCGGCACGGCGGCGGAGCACATCTCCCTGAAATTCTCCTATTACAAGACCGGTACCTTCGACTACGACGCTGCTTCCGGCACGTATCTGGCGGGCCAGTACGGCGGACCCTACACCGACGGGACCGGCGGCGCCCAGGTCAGCGCCGTCAACGTGCTGGTGCTGGAGACCTCCATCTATGTCAACGCCGGGGACTCGGCGGGCCGCATGACCGCCAAGCTCACCGGGGAGGGGGAGGGCACCTTCTTCTGCGGCGGAAGGTCCGTGCCCATCCGCTGGAGCCGGGCGGACCGGTACAGCCCCTTCGTCTACACCCTGGAGGACGGCACGCCCCTGGCGCTGGGCCGGGGCAGGAGCTACATCTGCATCATCAACCCCCGGGACAGCACCCTCACGGTCAGCTGA